Genomic DNA from Novipirellula galeiformis:
TCGTCGCGTGATTGTCCAGGTAAATCATTCGAAGCATTCCAGGAAATGTAGCTCGTTTGTACGAGGCCGTATTGTAGCCCAAGATGACAAATTGCAGACGGGGCGGCGCCGAGTGCGGGGAAACAGCTAAAACCGATGAAAACCATCGTCCAAAACTTTCCAGCAATTCCCTGCGTCGGTATCATGCAGTGGCAAAGCGTGGCGTACAATTTGCTGCTGGCTCGCTGCTGTCCCTCCCCCTCGCCGATTCTCTCCGAAGGAGTTTTCTGATGCCGCTATTCGAGGTTGAAACCAACTCTCATATCATCATCACCTGGGCCGAAGATGAACAGGCGGCTCGTGCCGTGGTTGCCGATGCATACCCCTATGACGAGATCGCTCGGTTGACCAAACGCCCTCGTGACACCTGGGTGATTAGCAAGGGGGCTCTGGGGCTAACCTCCCCGTCGCTGGACCCCTGCTTGGTGGCTCGCGAATGCTTGAGTCGTTCCTCCGGTGACAAGGTGAATGCGATTCGCTTGTATCGCATGGAAACGGGCAGTGACCTCGAACATGCGCGCAAAGCGATCGAGTCGAATATGGTGATGGGCTGGTAGATCGCCGCGATTGTTTCGATTCCCACTCTTCATGCTCGTGTCCTCATCTTGAAGTCGCGAGTTTTTCCTAACCCGCAGCGTCCGCGAGTGAAAATCGATTTTGATTCGGTCCCTCGCTGACGCTTCGGGTTAGGATCTGCTGGAAAAAAAACTGTTATCGACCAGAATCAACATGCCTCGTTTTTCATTTCTGTTCGCCTTGCTCTGTAGCGTCCTGATCGTGGGCTGCGATGGCTGTCGCTGGACGCCCACTGCGGAGGAAGAGGCGGAGGAAAAAAAAGCGTTGCCTGACTTCACTTCCCTTTCGGCTCAACCCTTTCCCGCCGATCGCAATCCCAGTGGAAGTGGGATCAAACCGGGACATTGGTTTTCCGCGGCTCAAGTGCTTAAGAGCAACCGTGACGACACGCGAGGGCAACTCGAGAGCCGGGTGCTATTGGGCGAAGGGGCCAAGCCGGACTCGCAACCCGACGCAGACTCGCTCGTAAACGTTCGCCCGATTGTGCTTCCCAAGGGACAACAGCGACGCTTTGATTACCGTAACTTGGCACCCGGATCGAGCCGGGAACGCGGCAATTTCTTTCTCTCAAGCCAATTGTTCTCCGGGACAAGCCTCGTGCATGACACCGGGGCGGAACGGATTGCGATGCTGCGTCCCGAAGAGTACTTCTTCATCATCTTGACCAATCGCCCTCAGCGATTCGCGAAATTGCTCAGCTCGGATTGGAGGCGACCGTTCCGATCCGATTCTGAGTTTGCCTCGAAGTCGGCGAATTACCGATTTGTGATTCCGAACACCGACCAAGTGTTGCCGGTTGCAGAATCGATGCTGGATTGGACAAGCACGGCGGTCGTGCTTTGGGACGATGTTTCGCCCGATACGCTCACTCCGGGGCAATCACGGGCGATGCAGGATTGGATTCATTTCGGGGGACGCTTGATTGTTAACGGTGCCGATGCAGCCGATTCGATTGCCGCTTCGCCGTTGGCTGGATTGTTACCATTGAATCCACGCGGGAATATTGAACTCGATTCCGAAGCCGCCACGCAGCTCTTGACCCATTGGTCGGTTGAAACGGATCGATCCAGCGAGGGGCAAGTGGCACGGGTCAAAAGCGATTCGGGGCGGATTGCGGTCGATGGGATCGTTGCCTCCGATGCAATCGATGTTCCAGGCACGGGGCATTTGATGCTCAATCGCAGCGTCGGGCGTGGCCGAGTCATGCAGTCGCGATTTGATCTGGTCAGCGATTGGATGACGAACTGGGATTCGTATGACAGTTTTTTTAATGCGGTCATATTGGAACGACCGGCACGCCGCTTTGTTGAGTTTGATCAAGGCATGATGCTGAAGCAGCAATACGTCGTATCGAATCGTTACGATGCGGATCCGACGATGAATAGCACATTTCGCATTGCCGCGCGCGATGCTCGGCTTAGGCTACCCGCGGCCGACCCGCCGCAGAAGCAGATTGCATCGCCGCCCGCGTCGCTCGAAGCCTCCAACGACGTTTCAGCCCCGAAGTCCAATGCCGATTCTATCGTCCCAGCATCAATGCCTGATCGCTACACTCGGGTAGACCCCATTGCGGGGACAAGTGGATGGAGCCATCAAAGTGACGCGATCCAATTGACCCAGGAAATTCTACGCAATGAATCGGGGATTGAGATTCCGTCTTCCTCGTTGGTCATGCGCTCGCTGGGGATTTATTTGCTTGTGCTTGTGCCGCTGAACTACTTGGTTTTTCTGTTGCTTGGAAAGCTAGAATATGCATGGTTGGCCGTCCCCTTGATTGCCGTCCTCGGCGCCGCTTGGGTCGCTCGATCGGCACAACTCGATATTGGTTTTGCGCGGAGCCAAACCGAAATCGCAATTCTCGAAACTCAGCCTGAGTATGATCGCGCGCATCTATCGCGAGTGATCGCTATCTACAATTCGTTATCCAGTACGTACGATTTGCAATTCGCTACCCACGACGCGGTCGCGAACTCGCTCGCCCAATCGACCCCGTCGCGTACTTCATCGTCGTTGCGTTTCAATACGGATTTCGACGAAGGCCCGAGGCTCGCTGGTGTCGCAGTGGGAAGCAACGAAACGCAAATGGTTCGCGCCGAGCAGCTCGTCGACGTCGGCGGGGGCATCACGCTCAAGGGAGAGGAACTTGTCAACGGGACCGACTATGAGCTGCTTGATTCGTTTGTCGTCAAGAAAATCGGCAGCGATCAAACTCGCGTCGCCATCGTAGGACGCTGCGAGTCGGGAGCAAGGATCAAGCTGCGTTTTCAAGAGCCTTCGCCCTCATGGGGGCCAACGGAATTACCACTGCAAGTCTCTACCTTGATGCGTGCGTTGCTCGACGAAAATTCAGTTCCGGACGATTCGGTGCGATTGGTCGGACGGATCGAGCAATCGCTTCCGGGAATGACAGTTTCGCCTGTCGCGAACCAACGCAACGCACAAACGATCGTGCTCGCAAATCTGAGTCATCCGGCTGCCTCGCCCGCACAGAAGGACG
This window encodes:
- a CDS encoding DUF6793 family protein, which encodes MPLFEVETNSHIIITWAEDEQAARAVVADAYPYDEIARLTKRPRDTWVISKGALGLTSPSLDPCLVARECLSRSSGDKVNAIRLYRMETGSDLEHARKAIESNMVMGW